Proteins encoded in a region of the Benincasa hispida cultivar B227 chromosome 2, ASM972705v1, whole genome shotgun sequence genome:
- the LOC120071734 gene encoding pentatricopeptide repeat-containing protein PNM1, mitochondrial: protein MPPLPYLQLRTLFIRSLSSPSSTSLNDCSRNVLLHRNLTSLFHHFRHHEAALRYSSPLYLSLSHSFFSESGDNDLDQTSQSLASELLKDPDLDPLPITQRLQLSFSHVKPNPELVLNTLNLSSEAGRTVLGFNEWLVSNPDFHHTDETISYFIDYFGRRKDFNAVHEVLAKGLGISGAKTLRSSIDRFARAGRSTKLISFFETMEKNYGLKRDKESLRLVVEKLCENGFASHAEKMVKDLANEFFPDEAICDTLVKGWCVDGKLDEAKRLAGEMYRGGFELGTTAYNALLDCVCKLCRKKDPFRLHSEAEEILVEMDYRGVPRNVETFNVLINNLCKIRKTSDAVNLFHRMGEWGCHPNAETFLILIKSLYQAARTGEGDEMIDRMRSAGYGDALDKKAYYEFLKILCGIERIDHALVVFAKMKKDGCEPGIKTYDLLMGKLCAHNRLDKANSLFNEAQKRGVPVTPKAYQVDPRYVKKPKVNKVEKKRETLPEKMARKRRRLKQIRLSFVKKPKKAMRRAF, encoded by the coding sequence ATGCCGCCATTACCGTATCTGCAACTTCGAACTCTTTTTATTCGATCTTTATCATCACCGTCTTCGACTTCTTTGAATGATTGTTCGAGGAACGTTCTTTTACATCGAAATTTGACGTCTCTCTTCCACCATTTCCGGCATCATGAGGCAGCATTGAGGTATTCTTCTCCCTTGTATCTCTCACTTTCTCATTCGTTCTTTTCCGAATCCGGAGACAATGACCTGGATCAAACATCGCAATCACTTGCATCCGAGCTTCTCAAAGACCCTGATTTGGATCCTCTTCCTATTACGCAGCGTCTTCAACTTAGCTTTTCGCATGTTAAACCAAATCCGGAGTTAGTTCTCAATACGCTCAATCTCTCATCGGAAGCTGGTCGGACGGTGTTAGGGTTTAATGAGTGGTTAGTATCGAATCCTGATTTTCATCACACGGATGAAACTATCTCGtattttattgattattttggTCGTAGAAAGGATTTCAATGCGGTTCATGAAGTTCTTGCGAAAGGTTTAGGAATTAGCGGGGCTAAAACCCTGCGGTCGTCTATTGATCGGTTCGCTCGTGCTGGGCGATCCACGAAGTTGATCTCGTTTTTTGAGACGATGGAGAAGAATTACGGGCTTAAGAGGGATAAAGAGTCACTTAGGCTGGTGGTGGAGAAGCTCTGTGAAAATGGCTTCGCGAGCCATGCAGAAAAGATGGTCAAAGACTTGGCTAACGAGTTTTTCCCCGATGAAGCAATTTGCGATACTCTGGTCAAAGGATGGTGCGTTGATGGGAAACTTGATGAAGCAAAAAGGCTGGCGGGTGAGATGTACAGGGGCGGGTTTGAGTTAGGGACTACGGCATATAATGCTTTGCTTGACTGTGTTTGCAAACTTTGTAGGAAAAAGGATCCGTTCCGACTTCATTCTGAGGCTGAGGAAATTCTAGTGGAAATGGATTATCGTGGGGTTCCACGAAATGTGGAAACTTTCAATGTGCTGATTAATAATTTGTGCAAGATTAGGAAAACCTCTGATGCAGTAAATTTGTTTCATCGGATGGGGGAGTGGGGATGTCATCCCAATGCTGAAACGTTCCTTATTTTGATTAAAAGTTTGTATCAAGCGGCAAGAACAGGAGAGGGGGATGAAATGATTGACAGAATGAGGTCTGCAGGATATGGTGATGCACTTGATAAGAAGGCTTATTATGAGTTTCTGAAGATTTTGTGTGGGATTGAGAGAATTGATCATGCTCTGGTTGTTTTTGCAAAGATGAAGAAGGATGGGTGTGAACCTGGGATTAAGACATATGATCTATTGATGGGAAAATTGTGTGCCCATAACCGTCTGGACAAAGCAAATTCACTCTTTAATGAAGCTCAAAAACGTGGAGTGCCAGTTACTCCAAAAGCATATCAGGTGGATCCAAGATATGTAAAGAAGCCAAAGGTAAATAAGGTTGAGAAGAAGAGGGAGACATTGCCTGAGAAAATGGCGAGGAAGAGGCGACGACTGAAGCAAATTCGATTGAGTTTTGTCAAGAAACCAAAAAAAGCAATGCGTAGAGCATTTTGA